Below is a genomic region from Bacillus anthracis str. Vollum.
TTTGTCACATTAGAAGCCGTTATCTGGAATTCTTCTGTATATGTTTTAGATACACCATTTTCTTTTATTTTGACTTTTAGCATATACTTTCCATCTTTGTACTCTTTTGCTTTCCAGGGAATAGCCAATCCTACCTTGGATTTCGGGGCAACATTGAATGCTGGAATATTACCATGAAATAGAACGTTATCCTGGGATAAAACTTCATAGTAAACTGCCACATCCCTCACAATATTTGCATTTGTATTTTGAAAAAGTGCATGGACTTGTGGCTGTGTTGGATAAGATTCAACAGTTGTGCCATTTAGTTTAAGAGGCGCTTTATTGACCGAATTTTCAGTCTCTTCACTATTCAATTGTATTGCTACCGCATATTCAATGCGATTATGTACAGAAAAGTTCAATCCGTCCTTTTCAAGCTTCTGTCCTTGGGTATCGTGCGCTAACTCAAATAATAATCCACCCAAAAACACTCCACCTTGATTTGGTGCCGTTAAATGTACCTCTATAGTTTTCGTTTGATTCTCCTCTAAGGTAACAGCGTCAGGAGCTTGTACATACTGATCCATATAGAAATCTGTATCTGTTAATATGCTTTGTGAGACTTCACGAGTTGGTATATACATAATACCACCGTTTGTAGAGGTGAGAGCGTTGGCAACTTTTACATTGACTTTGATTGGAGTATTAGCTTTATTGTGTACATCCATTTTCACTGTTTGATTCTGTTTCTTTTTCACCTGTAAATTAAAATATTTTTTTATATCACCTAGTTGATTATCCGGGACATGAATGCTTACATCAAACGGTAAACTATCTTGTTTTTCTTCCGCATAAACTACTTTAAAAGGTTTTAAGCTTATACTTAAAATGAATATAATCACAACCAAAGTACTAATTAAAATTTTATATACATAGCTTTTCATTCTGCCCCTTCTTTCTATGTACAGAAGAGAATCATACATACGTGATTCCCTTCTATATAATAAGTTTCTTTTAAGGTCCTGTTACAATAGAATATGTCAGTTTTGATTCATATGAGGTAGCACCAGCCTTATTCTCAACATACGTACTATGTGGATTTAACGTTAAAGCTAGAGACTTATCATTGAAACTAACATTATATTTCCCCATACCCTCATCTTTTTTCGCACTTAAAATCGTAACTTGATTATCTGTATCAATTATAAAGTTAGTCGTTTTAAACTCCAGATTTGGTGAACTTGTCCCTCCTACTTTTGTAATAGTAGCACCACCACTATTCAAAACTAAGGAACCCTTTGGAAGTGTCCGATTTGACTTTGTATCTCCACTTACTTTAAATTGATCTGCTTTTACATTGATTCTCCAGCCATTCCCTGAACCAGTTGCATCTGTCACTGTTAGCACACCAGGATTTGCATGTGTCACTTGTGTTTCTCCACTTAGTGTTACCGCGTTAAAGTTACTAACTGGTGTAACAGTAATATTATGTTCCCCACCTGTTATACTTTGATTTAGTTTTGTATCAGCTGTTGTTGCTGCACTTGCAGGTGTACCCATTAGTGACATGCCAAGGGCTAATGTTGCTAATGTGGGAATCATCACTTTACTAAATCTCATCATAGTACCTCCTTATGTTTTAAAAGAAGGGAGCTATATAAAACACGCCCCCTCTTATTTTCAATCAAAATTTATTTTTTGTTCCAAGAATCTACATCCGCATTACTTGATGCTTTTGTGAATCGAGCTAGAATTGTATCATAACCACCTTGGATTGCTTTCCATACAAATGGTCCAATTACTAATACAATAATTACCGCTAAAGCGATTAACATTCCGTTTTCTGATGACAACTGTGAATCCTCATTTTTTAACCAATTCTTCATTTTTGCTAACATTTCATTTTATCTCCTTTATATATCAATTTTAAGAATCTACTAAAATTAGAACTTATCTATTTAAACCTTTAATTACTTATTCCAAGAATTTACGTCTGCATTGCTTGATGCTTTTGTGAATCTTGCCAGAATCGTATCATAAACACCTTGGATTGCTTTCCATACAAACGGGCCAATCACTAATACAATAATTACTGCCAAGGCAATTAACATACCGTTTTCTGATGATAATTGTGAGTCTTCATTTTTTAACCAATTCTTCATTTTTGTTAACATGTGTATTGCTCCTCTTCTTATTCAATTTGGGATACTAGCTTCTTATATACTTGCAAATCCTTGCATTAAGGATTGAATAACAATAACCATTGGATACATCACAATACATCCAATAACAGCTACGTTAAATTTATTCATTTCCATTGGCTTATTTTGAATGAGACGGTTATAGTTCTCATGTTTTAACTCACGCATCATTTTAATCTGTGCATCCATAATACGAAGACTCTGTACCTTGTCCGTTTTTTTGTGCTTGTTGCAATGCAATCGTAAAGGTATTAACTTCTGGACTATTTAAGGCTGCTGCGAAGTTTCTAAATGGTTGATCCGAACCCGCATACATTTCTAATTCCGCTGTAAGTGTAGATACATACGGTCGAAGATGTCTCCCAGCATATATCTGCGCCTTTTTTACTGCTTCTAATGTTGTATGTGTTTTTAACAACTGCAGCATAGGAATTAGATACTCTGGTAATTCGAACTTCCTTGCTTCTATCGCCTGCTTGATTCTTTTCTTTAATAGATAATCAGGATAGAAATAAAGCAGTGGTGAAATCAAAACGCCTACTTTAAATAAGTAGTAATCATGAAACACCGTACATATCAAGAAAACGGACGTGAAAATGACGGGATACGCAACTTTCATTTTCAAATATTCTTCTGGTTTCGTATCCAAACCAGCTTCTTCTAATTTTTTCTGAATCTGCTCTTTCTTTTCTTCTGTCAGATACTTATGTGATAATGACTGGAAAGGAGCGAGCATCATTTGATTTAAATTCTTTTTTTCAATTCGTTTTGCATTTTCTACATAGTTTGTAAGTAGGCTACCGCTGTCTTTTTTACTTTGTAGAAAGGTAGAGAATACCCAGTACATGACAACGAATACCACTACAGCTAAAATCGCAGCCACTTTATTCCCCTCTTTCTGTTGGATTATAATTCGCAATCTTTTCTACACGGGTTGCTAAGAAAAAGACAATGAACATATTTACCGCTAATGCAATTTTCCCCATCATAGAACCTGCTAAAAATCCATATGCTTCTTTTGACATCAACATAATCACAATCGGCATGGCAATGACGATTAAACAGTTCTGTACAAAGGCACGCTGTGCTTGCGACAAACTAGAACGCAATCTTGCCAGGTATAGCTTTTGTTTTTCGAAATCTTCTGCAATATCTAGTAGGACTTGTACTGAATTTGCTCCGCCTTCTCGGCTACATACTTCCAACATTTCATGGAAAAATACCAATTCTCTAAAGTTAAAGGTTTCATTGAATCCTCTAAATGCACGGTACATTGTAGTTCCCCCTTCTAATAAAAGAGAAATTTTTTCTATTTCTTCTTGAATGCTCTCATGCATCATTGGCTTTACTTGTACCAAAACGCGTTTAGCATTATTACTAATTTGAAGTGCATTTGCTACTGCCTTCATATAGATGGAAAGACGGTCAATGACAACCAAGTAGTAACGTTTTTTTCTTCGATAGAGAAAAAACCTTGGAACTAAAAATCCAGATAAAACGGTAATCAGTGTAAAAGGATCTCTTCCAAAGGAAAAATAGAATACCGCTGCAATACTCATTCCGGAAAGAATCGTATATACCCAGTACATGCTTTTCGTTAATTTCCACTCGTACTTTTGGGCTTCTTGGATAACAGATTGTGGCATATACATTCGTATCCCTTTAATATTCCTTAATTCCAAGCGTCTTTCTTCTTTCTCGTTTTCTTGTACAAATTGAGAAAGAGCAGAACCTTTAGATTTTGCAAAAAGTAAAACGAGAAATACTATACTAATAAAAATTAAAAATATACATCCATAGGCGAACAAACTATACATACTGCACCTCCTGTTGTGAAAGGAATGGTGCATAAAGAGCTGGGTTTACAGAAGAAGAACGGAATTTCCTCTCCATTTCGGCTGACATTCTTGCTGTAATTTTATGCTGGCCATGAATCTTTCCTACTCTTTCATTCATTTCATCATGTTCCTCGTATGTCGTAATAAACTGAGAAAGTTGATTAAATTGTATATCACCTTGATAATCCAATAACTCAATCATCTCTGTAATATAACGATTTCCATCATCTTTCTTTTCCAAAAAGACAATTACATCAAATGTCTGTGAAATCAATTCATATAAATACTGGGCATCGATATTCGCACCACTTTGCAGGCACATAAGCATTAAACGTCTAACTGCTTCTTTTGCACTTCTTGCATGGACAGAGGTGAAACCAGGATGTCCTGTTTGGAAGAAGTTAATCATTTTTAACGCTTCCTTCCCCCTCGATTCCCCTACAATTAATCGCTTTGGTCCTTGACGTAAAGCATTTGTTAACAATCTATCAAAGTCGATTGCATTTTCTTCTACTTCCGATGCCCTACATTGCATCGGAACAAAATGATGTTCTGGAAAAATGCGATGCAAATATAATTCAGGGTTATCTTCTACTACCAGAGTACGTTCTTTTTTCTTTCCTTTCGGAATATGAGAGGCAAGATATTTCATAAACTCTGATTTCCCTGTACCCGTAGCTCCAGCAACTAGAATATTCATTTTAGATTTCACGGCTGCAGCCAAAAAGTCCAACATCACTTTTGACGCTTGATTAGTAGATAGCATACGCTCTTCAGAAGCACGGAGGTGATCCGCATTCTTACGAATCGTTATTGTTGTTCCGAGTCCCCCAAGTTCATCTAGCGCAATATTGATACGTATATACGGAAACACGCAGTCCACATATGGCTTTGCCGTATTTAATGACTCTGATGTACTGTTTACCATCTTATAGGCTAAAGCTTTCACTTCTTCTTCTGTCTCAAATCGGTAAGGGAAGGTACATTCTCCCTCTCCAATTTTTTCGTAAATAATTTCTTTTGTCCCATTGATATAAATATCGGTTACATCCTTATCTTCTTTTAAAGGTTCTATAATCCCAAATCCCACAATATCGTCACACACCATATTCAGTAACTGTTCAGAAGGTACATCTGAAATGACGACTTGATTGCTTAATAGAAAGCTTTTAATAATTTGTTCTACAGCTGCTCTCTTTTCTTTATTCATAAAGGATTCACTTAGGATATCACGATGGTCTTTTACTAAAAATGCACGAATTTCATCTGTAATGTCTTTAATTTGTTGAGCTGTAGTTGTTCCTAACTTTCGAGCTGATTTGGAACGAATCATGTAACCAAAGTGATATAAATCCACTCGATTTCGCTTTAAGGCGATTTGTTTTTCCTGTAAATAGCCCCACATACTCCTTGTCCCCCTTTTAATTTCGTAAACCAAAGAGACCCTTTTTCATAGAGGATTGCTGGGATGGAATACCAAGACCAGCTGCTTCCATAATGTGATGGACCTTTGTATTAATTTGTGGGGAACCAAATTGCATTCCCCATTCGTAACTCGTACGATCTCTGTCATACGGAATCGTTACTGCTATTTTTTGAGAAGAAAGCTTTTCAATATCTTCTACATAATTTTCATCTGCCATGTTCAAAACATGAATCATACGAGGCATTGTTAGCTTTGCATCTTCTATTAGTTGTAATTCACGTTTGATAGCTAATGCACCACGAGGATTGCCATTTAGCACATGAACAACAAGGTCTGCCTGGTATAGGATTGGATAACTCAACACCTCCGATAATTCAGTCGGCACCGATAGAATGATATAATCGTATTCTGTGTCTACAAGTGATTCAATAAATGTCGTTACAAACAATTCTTTGTTTTGAATCTCAGGGAATTGAGCTAGGTTATAGCCTGATGGAAATACAAGAAAATCCATCTTATCGTGTAATTTTTGTATCAACCTTGGATTTACTTTTCTCTCTAGTAAATCTTGCTTGGTACAAATATACTGCAAGAGATTGTATTCATTTTCTTTTCTTACAAGCTCTAACATGTTTTTACTCTCATGGCTAAGACCAGTTCCAACCGCAAAACTTGGTCTTACTTGGTCCGCTTCTACATAAAGTACCTTTTTCCCTAGATGAGCTAACTCATTTGCCATCGTAATACTTAACGTACTTTTTCCTACGTTTTCATTTGTGGCATAAAAGGCAATGATTCTTACTGGCCGATCCATCTTAAAAACTCCTTTCTTACTTAGATTCGTTCAGATACTGCGCTACATACTCTTTTACGTTTTTAGATATGGGATTGGTCGAATGCTTCTCTACATAGTCTAAAATGTTCTTTTGATCAGATATTTGCGAGAATCCTTCAGCAGGTTCTAGTTCTTTCCCTGTTCGTTCTACTTTTTGTCCAACTGCAACTGGAATGACATCTCCAAGCGTTTTCGCACGGTTTAGATATTGAAGTTGTTCAGGTGAAACAGCCAGTGTATATAATCGCGTTACCTTTGGCTTTTGTTTTCCTTCTTGTTCCTCTTTTGATTCTTTTTTTTCTAGCACGAAGGCATCTTCCGTATTGCTATCCTTTGCGGCCGTAACACGTACACGTTGGAAAAGACCACCGAATACTACCTTTTCATTGTCTCCTTCTTTTACAACCTGTTTGAAATATAAGTCGACATACGTGTTCGGAATAATACTATTCCCTGAACTTGTTTCCGAATCAACGAGTAACGGGAATGCAACTTCGCCATCTTTCAAATTTAAAATGGCAGAGTCCGGTAACTCTTCTTTCTTTACTACTTTGTTTTTAAAGAGATAGCTATTTTCTGTAATGGGCTGCCCATCATTTGTCCACTTACCTACCACTTCTTTTTTATTTGCACGTAATGCATTGGGGGGAATCGCATCACCAGGTAATGTTCGTTCCACTAGCATGTCTTCTTTAATCTCTGTATGCGCAGGTATATCCTTTGCGGCTACAACAATCTTTGTCGGTTTTACTGCATTTTCGACTGCGAAATGATTGTACCCATAGATACCCGCTACTGTTGCAGCAGCTAAACCTACCGCAGCAATCTGCTTCTTTTGAAACTTAGATGGCTTCAATGTTTGTATTCCTCCTTATGTAGCCTTTAAACGCAAAAAAAAGGACACACCTATGGCATAATGCGCCTTAGGTGTGTCCTTTTAGCTAATCTAAAGTCTATATGAAAATGTTGGATTTGATTTCTTTAATATTACAATTTCAATATTATGATATATAGAGTTTCATGTCAATCATTTCTAAAAAAATATTATTTTTACCATTTCAAATCTCTGATCCCAAAACTTAAAAAATCTTAAAAACGTTGTCATATCAATGTTTTTAAGCTATCAACCCAACTGTAAATATGTTATAATTAATCTAACGTAACTGAATATTTCAGGGTGGTCGGTTGCTATCCTTTCTCTTTCATTTTATGGAGAAAGGAGGTGATCGAATGGATATACTTTTCACGTTAGCAATTGAGATTCTAAAAGTAATTGCTAGAGAAGTCGCTGTATTTGTGGCAAAACGAGTAGGGAAATCACTATCAACGTCTTGGAAGCAAATACAGCGACGAAAAACGAAAAGAACCACCCACAATGCCGGCAAGCGTTTGAAGGGCGGTTCTAAGAAAAAATAAACTTTTTAGCAACCAGCCACCTTGCGGTAACAGTTACATAAGGCGAGATGTTGGAGCATCTCGTCTTCTTTAGTTTATGCGAAAACTATCTTTACAATACTTCTACACATATTATAACACCAACTATCGTACATGTCATGTGTATTCATCCACTATAGTTAGTGAAATGAAACAAAGTATTTTTAATACGAAATCAATTTCGTTCCTGTTTCAAAATACTTTGCAGGAGCATAACTTTTCCCATTTCGATCTTGTAATTCGTTTCCAATGTATAACGATACAATCATTGCGATTACTCCAATAAAAATAGCTCTTCTCACACGCTGCTTTTTCTTTTTATCCACTCAGATTTCCCCTTTCTACGAAAAAAGGCACACCCCATTAAGGGGTGTGCCTTTGGTTTATCCATTCAGCTACTAGTTTAAGAAGGATTATATACTTTTGTCGATTCAAGTTTTTATACAATACTATTTAACTAATTCCTATTCTTCATATAGTACCAGTTTGACAGATCAGTAATAATATGTTCCTTTCCAACCCAGTTCCAACCTGGTGTTTGTACAGGGAACGGAAGATCTGCAAGTACCCTTCTCTTTTTAAAATCATCGTACGCTACACCTTTAATTTCCACTTCATTTGTCAGGCACAAGCTCATTTCATTCACACCTGCTGGGTTAGTTTCAACATTAAACGCATATTTCCCATCTTTCGTTTTTAATGGCGCATACCATTTGCGCTGGCCATCAATAATTTTTTCTTGCCCATCCCAATATAAAGACTTAGTTGGTCTTTTACTATCGAAGACATGTCCTGTTACTTCAGACAAGTACATATTTTTCGGTAGGAATTTTGATGTTAAGCCATTATTAGAAACACCCTCTAAATCCTGTGTCGTTTTTAGTCCTTCATCTGCAAATGGATATTGTGCCGTTGCTTTTGTAAATACACCTGGATAATTGGCATTCCAATCATTTCTGTATTTTCCGTTTACCTCATAAGAAAAGCCATACCCCGCATGGAGCTTAGATGGTGATAAGCTATCAACACTCCCACTCAATGTTTCATAATACATTTCTCCTACTGTATCTTCTTTTGACACACGTTCACTTACTGTTTCTACTACACCCTTTACATTCGTTACTCCACACATTGCCTTTTCTTTTGAAGGTTCATAAATCGCTGTTTTAATAGGATTATTTTTGTACGTAGTTTCCTCGATGTCTATACGATTACCAGCAGGGTTAATTTCCGCCTGAATTGTTCCTTTACCTTTATGTTGCCAGTCAAGATTCAAGGTTTTCTTTTCTCCCTCTGTTAATCTTACCTTTTCTAATGCTACTTGCTGTCCGTTATGTTTTAGCACGACTACTGTTTCCGGATTTGCATATTTTGCTTCTAGTGCATCTAACTTTTTAATTTTGTTCTTCTCTTTTTCTAGTTTTTGTCTTGCTGTATCTAGCCTACTTGCAGCATCATCTAATCTATTTTCTTCCCAAGAGCAGTCTCTATCAATATAGTAATCATGACCTTCTTCGTCTTTCTCATGAATTGGATTACGACGACAATAGCTTAAACTAGACTGCGCACTATCCCTAGCGGATTCAGAACTATATACTTCCTGCTGAGATTTATTAATATTATTATTTACCTTTTCTCTATATTGGTCACGTTCTGGTTTAAAATTATCACGTGATACATCTACTCTTGTTTTAATATTCTTTCCTTCTCGTGCTGTTTCTCCTTCAATTCGATCAGCCGAAAAATCAATTTTATATTTATAGTCATCTTCATTACCTGGATCTGGATTAGGTGTTACCTCTGTCCCACAGTTACCATCTACAATAAAATCAACTGTTTTCTCATTTGAATCCCTTTGAACCCCATCAATAATTTTTAATTTTGCATTATAACGACCACACATCTGAGGTTGCCAACTTATATCTTCTTTTGTAAATCGTGCTGCATCGCCTTCATTTGGTTTTTGATTATCTTTTTGTGGTGTTGAACGTAAGTAGTCTTCTTGGTGATGAACTTTTTCTCCACTTTTTGTAATATCCAGCATCCATTTTACACGATTTCGTTCCCCTGCTATATCTGAATAAGGGTTACCTATATCAAGTTTGGGACCACGTTCTGTATATCCCTTATCTTTACTTACATACTCAAAACCATTGAATAGAAACTTAACAGGTGTATCCTTCTTACCACTAGAGACTTTAAATTCTTTTATTTCAGGCTTACTTGTACGCACATACCACAAACTATATCTATTTACGCCACTTACTCCTCCTGCCCCTGCATATCCACCAGAAAGATAGGCTACATCCCGAATCCAATAAAACATACCGTAATTTATAGGGAGTGCATCATTATTAATTGGATGTGGAAATAAATTATGCAATACGAATTCCGGATTACCCCAATACTTTGTAGAAATAATGGTTTCATTCATTCGCTCCACTTCTGTTACCATACGGTCACCTACTGGAATTGCGCTATTCCAATAACCTTCATTCGAGATTCGAACATAAGGTTCAGAAAGATCCTCGTTTTTCACCAGATTATCATGTGGATTATCAAAATCAAAAGAACCGTTATATACAGCTGGGTAATGAAGGTCACCTTTATACATTAAATCCACACCAGCTGGTGCATATTCACTGCCTGCACGAAAATATTTACCTGGCATCTGTAACTCCCCAGACCTTAAAAATGTATTATCATTACCATTATAAAATGGTACATCCTTATTTTGAGCATTAGCTAAAGTAGGCATACCTATAATAGCAGAGGTACA
It encodes:
- a CDS encoding WxL domain-containing protein, producing the protein MRFSKVMIPTLATLALGMSLMGTPASAATTADTKLNQSITGGEHNITVTPVSNFNAVTLSGETQVTHANPGVLTVTDATGSGNGWRINVKADQFKVSGDTKSNRTLPKGSLVLNSGGATITKVGGTSSPNLEFKTTNFIIDTDNQVTILSAKKDEGMGKYNVSFNDKSLALTLNPHSTYVENKAGATSYESKLTYSIVTGP
- a CDS encoding type II secretion system F family protein, with amino-acid sequence MYSLFAYGCIFLIFISIVFLVLLFAKSKGSALSQFVQENEKEERRLELRNIKGIRMYMPQSVIQEAQKYEWKLTKSMYWVYTILSGMSIAAVFYFSFGRDPFTLITVLSGFLVPRFFLYRRKKRYYLVVIDRLSIYMKAVANALQISNNAKRVLVQVKPMMHESIQEEIEKISLLLEGGTTMYRAFRGFNETFNFRELVFFHEMLEVCSREGGANSVQVLLDIAEDFEKQKLYLARLRSSLSQAQRAFVQNCLIVIAMPIVIMLMSKEAYGFLAGSMMGKIALAVNMFIVFFLATRVEKIANYNPTERGE
- a CDS encoding AAA family ATPase, with the translated sequence MDRPVRIIAFYATNENVGKSTLSITMANELAHLGKKVLYVEADQVRPSFAVGTGLSHESKNMLELVRKENEYNLLQYICTKQDLLERKVNPRLIQKLHDKMDFLVFPSGYNLAQFPEIQNKELFVTTFIESLVDTEYDYIILSVPTELSEVLSYPILYQADLVVHVLNGNPRGALAIKRELQLIEDAKLTMPRMIHVLNMADENYVEDIEKLSSQKIAVTIPYDRDRTSYEWGMQFGSPQINTKVHHIMEAAGLGIPSQQSSMKKGLFGLRN
- a CDS encoding DUF916 and DUF3324 domain-containing protein, with product MKSYVYKILISTLVVIIFILSISLKPFKVVYAEEKQDSLPFDVSIHVPDNQLGDIKKYFNLQVKKKQNQTVKMDVHNKANTPIKVNVKVANALTSTNGGIMYIPTREVSQSILTDTDFYMDQYVQAPDAVTLEENQTKTIEVHLTAPNQGGVFLGGLLFELAHDTQGQKLEKDGLNFSVHNRIEYAVAIQLNSEETENSVNKAPLKLNGTTVESYPTQPQVHALFQNTNANIVRDVAVYYEVLSQDNVLFHGNIPAFNVAPKSKVGLAIPWKAKEYKDGKYMLKVKIKENGVSKTYTEEFQITASNVTKYAEQNGAVKVLPIYSNQTYMIMAGVGILIISIFVFVWWRKKNEKQREELKAS
- a CDS encoding CpaF family protein; translated protein: MWGYLQEKQIALKRNRVDLYHFGYMIRSKSARKLGTTTAQQIKDITDEIRAFLVKDHRDILSESFMNKEKRAAVEQIIKSFLLSNQVVISDVPSEQLLNMVCDDIVGFGIIEPLKEDKDVTDIYINGTKEIIYEKIGEGECTFPYRFETEEEVKALAYKMVNSTSESLNTAKPYVDCVFPYIRINIALDELGGLGTTITIRKNADHLRASEERMLSTNQASKVMLDFLAAAVKSKMNILVAGATGTGKSEFMKYLASHIPKGKKKERTLVVEDNPELYLHRIFPEHHFVPMQCRASEVEENAIDFDRLLTNALRQGPKRLIVGESRGKEALKMINFFQTGHPGFTSVHARSAKEAVRRLMLMCLQSGANIDAQYLYELISQTFDVIVFLEKKDDGNRYITEMIELLDYQGDIQFNQLSQFITTYEEHDEMNERVGKIHGQHKITARMSAEMERKFRSSSVNPALYAPFLSQQEVQYV
- the cpaB gene encoding Flp pilus assembly protein CpaB, which encodes MKPSKFQKKQIAAVGLAAATVAGIYGYNHFAVENAVKPTKIVVAAKDIPAHTEIKEDMLVERTLPGDAIPPNALRANKKEVVGKWTNDGQPITENSYLFKNKVVKKEELPDSAILNLKDGEVAFPLLVDSETSSGNSIIPNTYVDLYFKQVVKEGDNEKVVFGGLFQRVRVTAAKDSNTEDAFVLEKKESKEEQEGKQKPKVTRLYTLAVSPEQLQYLNRAKTLGDVIPVAVGQKVERTGKELEPAEGFSQISDQKNILDYVEKHSTNPISKNVKEYVAQYLNESK